One Hordeum vulgare subsp. vulgare chromosome 4H, MorexV3_pseudomolecules_assembly, whole genome shotgun sequence DNA window includes the following coding sequences:
- the LOC123449787 gene encoding NADH dehydrogenase [ubiquinone] 1 beta subcomplex subunit 7 has protein sequence MEAAAAAAGVQLGSSKPQIATQAEMAEARLPIPYRDQCAHLLIPLNKCRVSEFYLPWKCEPERHSYEKCQYELVMERMLQMQKIREAQGGAKVKGSVTIGVPLAPSTAKLA, from the coding sequence AtggaagcggcggcggcggcggccggcgtgCAGCTGGGCTCCTCGAAGCCGCAGATCGCGACCCAGGCGGAGATGGCGGAGGCGCGCCTGCCGATCCCCTACCGCGACCAGTGCGCCCACCTCCTCATCCCGCTCAATAAGTGCCGCGTCTCCGAGTTCTACCTCCCCTGGAAGTGCGAGCCCGAGCGCCACTCCTACGAGAAGTGCCAGTACGAGCTCGTCATGGAGCGGATGCTCCAGATGCAGAAGATCCGCGAGGCGCAGGGGGGCGCCAAGGTCAAGGGCAGCGTCACCATCGGCGTGCCCCTCGCCCCTTCCACCGCCAAGCTCGCCTGA